The genome window ACTTTTGttcttgaattttcttttctctcaatttcatcCTTCGATTATTGAAAGATACATGGTTCATCCCTTAAAAAATTCCGACATCGGAAAAATCTCATGTGGTATGACGTACTCCCATTTCCATCCCGACAAGTAGAGACTCCATGGTCACTCTCATCCAAACTCCAACTAGCCCTTTCTTAATTGGATCTAACTATGATCACCTTGAGAGAGCCCAAGTCCACATCGCCAGTGCTGTTGCCATCCGTCGCAGGTCCTTAGCGTTTAATGCTCCATAGCCTCACAATCCTAACCCTGGCTCGACAAGGAGTAGATCCTCGACTTGCTGATCAATTGCATCAAACTCACAAGATAAAGTTTCAGCTACATGCATCTAGTGTGTGTGTTCCTTTATGTAGATTTTGAATGAATTGCTAATTCCTCTATTGGTCTTTGTTTTCTCCTAGTCATATTCACATGTatgtatgcattttttttaaaattgaaatattcCTCTTGGATTGGGACGCTTTTTAGGGCaaattatttagttttttttagttTAAGGATCGAAAGTATTACACATTGATAGTTTAGAAAACATAATGTTGATATTTGTTAGAGTTTGTCACTTGAAATTATTCTGAGACGTATGATTTTTCTGGAATCCCACTTGAAGGACGAAACATGAATATTTGAATAATTTAAGGACTAAAGTAAAACTAGAACTATAATTGAGGGATCAAATATTACATTTTATCTAAGAATAATGCttaataccaaaaaaatatgCCTTTGGGTTGTTGGGGGTCGGTAGCCCGTAGCATTACTAGTCAGCACATAAATACCCCCCCTTTCTACCGTGTACTGTACTGATCATTTCTCTCTCCCTCATCCATCTCGGCAGTCCTCGACGTCCATCTGAATCTATTCCTTCTGCGCCTTTTCATCTTCAACGATGGCCAAGGAACCAGTTCGCGTTCTTGTTACCGGTGCTGCAGGTATTGTAACTAACAGATCTCCAAAAGAAAGTTGAACTGTTCTTACCATTTTGCTGCATCGATCTTTCACTAGATCTGGCTACTTGTCTTTCTATCTCTTGGTTTTGAATGTGTTGGTGATGCAAGTAGAGTCATACGCCTTTGGATCTGTTGATTCATTTCGGATCCAGTGATCTACTAATTCGGGCAGAACTACgtggggatttttttttgcaCTTTTTACACAATTTATGATGTTGTTATCGACTTTATAATGACTACTTTTTGTTCACTTTTAGATCTGGGAGTCGATATCCTTCTCTGAAGGATTAGGCGATTGACTTGAAGCTTTTTGTTGAATTAGTGAATCTTATTAGTAGTGAAGGAGATaatgtttaattaatttaattctaTTGTTGTCTGCTTACTGTAATTATAATGTTTTCGACATATATCTTCATTTGGAGAGGTGGTTATGGTTAGTAATTGCCGAGAAAAGTACATAGTGTGACTTGTCGCTGGTGATCGCTAATGATTTTAAGCTTTTGGTGCGAATCCGATTATGAGTGAAGGAGATAGTATTTTATTGAacttattccattgttttaagaTTATACTAGTTATTATGTTTTTATTATACTACTTATTCTTATGTTATTTCTAGATGTAATATTTGCtggttttggttttatttatgtaaaaaagGGGAAGTGCCATAACTGAAATTAGCTTTCTTTTTGCGTGGCTATCATGATGTATACTGATAAGAGTGTTACCGCTTTTGTAGGACAAATTGGATATGCCCTTGTACCCATGATTGCTAGGGGAGTCATGCTTGGTGCAGACCAACCTGTGATCCTCCACATGCTTGATATCCCCCCAGCTGCTGAGGCTTTGAATGGTGTGAAAATGGAGTTGGTGGATGCTGCGTTCCCTCTGCTTAAGGGTATTTGTGTACTCTCTTAAGCACTGAATGAAGTTGTATATCCAGTTGAGATTGTTTGACAGTAGAGATTTATTACAATGAGATCTGATTTATTATTTGTGTCAGGGGTTGTTGCCACGACGGATGTTGTTGAGGCATGCACTGGGGTGAATATTGCTGTCATGGTTGGTGGCTTCCCAAGGAAAGAGGGCATGGAAAGAAAAGATGTGATGTCAAAAAATGTTTCCATTTACAAAGCCCAGGCTTCTGCATTAGAGAAGCATGCGGCTGCAAACTGCAAGGTATGTACATCTTTTCAAAAGAGCAAAATTTTGACGTCAGGATGCTTTATTAGGAAGGacaattttcttttaacatGTTGCAAAATACTgctgtttttctgttttttttttagtacaataaATGCAACTTGATGGATTTCTTAGAACTGTCTTCAGACACCAAGGAATATGCATGGTCTATTGTAATTTAACATGTTTTTTGTGGCTATTGAGTGACAGCAAGGAAACCATTTGTAATAGACATCATATGTAGTTTGATTATCTGACAACCGtagtttcaaattttcaattgctTCCTTGGTGTTTTAATGTTGTTTATGACCAATTTCAAAACTGgaagaatattttttaaatgcAGTAGTTGCAATTTCGGATGCTTTCTTACATGTCTTTAACCAAGCTATTGGAATGTGCATATTCCCATTGAAATTGACAGGACGTCTAATGTTCAAACTCATATATCGGCTGTCTTTCAAGAGCCACCTTTTTTTGGTATAAGTCTTCAAAAGCTGGTCACAAATAGacaatcaaaattgaaaatgacaGATCGTATTTGTTTCATGGATTCTCTGAATTCCCCTTTTTAATACTATTAGCTACATCTTTACTTAgaatcatacatatatatgtatgtatataattgtcTAGCCTTTTAAGCATACCATGACTATGAATATGCGTACTTCTTTCAGGTTCTGGTGGTTGCTAATCCCGCGAACACCAATGCACTTATTCTGAAGGAATTTGCACCATCCATCCCAGAGAAGAACATTACTTGCTTGACCAGACTAGATCACAATAGGGCACTTGGTCAAATCTCAGAGAGAGTGAATGTTCCTGTTTCTGAAGTGAAAAATGTCATCATTTGGGGAAATCATTCATCAACACAGTACCCTGATGTCAACCATGCTACTGTTAAGACGCCATCTGGGGAGAAGCCCGTCCGCCAACTTGTTAATGATGATGCCTGGTATAAAAGATTGCTAATA of Tripterygium wilfordii isolate XIE 37 chromosome 13, ASM1340144v1, whole genome shotgun sequence contains these proteins:
- the LOC120012362 gene encoding malate dehydrogenase-like; amino-acid sequence: MAKEPVRVLVTGAAGQIGYALVPMIARGVMLGADQPVILHMLDIPPAAEALNGVKMELVDAAFPLLKGVVATTDVVEACTGVNIAVMVGGFPRKEGMERKDVMSKNVSIYKAQASALEKHAAANCKVLVVANPANTNALILKEFAPSIPEKNITCLTRLDHNRALGQISERVNVPVSEVKNVIIWGNHSSTQYPDVNHATVKTPSGEKPVRQLVNDDAWLNAEFITTVQQRGAAIIKARKLSSALSAASSACDHIRDWVLGTPEGTWVSMGVYSDGSYNVPAGLIYSFPVTCQNGEWKIVQGLQIDGLSRKKLDLTAEELSEEKALAYSCLS